The following coding sequences lie in one Mus musculus strain C57BL/6J chromosome 11, GRCm38.p6 C57BL/6J genomic window:
- the Gm12169 gene encoding uncharacterized protein LOC210535 precursor — MMSHQVLISGLLLLLPAAVHAFPEVHGVVGQPVTLPCTYPVSNGLASMCWGRGECTSDTCGQTLVWTDGNRVNYQTSNRYQINSQLLQGNASLTIEDAYESDSGLYCCRVEMKGWDGVQTLTTSLQVQPVWIATVTSSNHPWNNNTEVVPTETPLKIPIRGLFIGISVSASLLILASIPTIIRCRHREKKSPEGNSECSSVFFHAYQNGAFQSIVQLQAEDIIYVIEDNFHPRIKSQLPFEMTTFQSCRK, encoded by the exons ATGATGTCCCATCAAGTCCTCATTTCAggcctcctactcctcctcccag CTGCTGTGCATGCTTTCCCAGAAGTTCATGGAGTGGTGGGTCAGCCTGTCACACTTCCATGTACCTATCCGGTGTCTAATGGCTTAGCATCCATGTGCTGGGGCCGAGGTGAATGCACATCTGATACATGTGGACAAACACTGGTCTGGACTGATGGAAACCGAGTCAACTATCAGACAAGCAACCGCTACCAGATAAACTCGCAGCTTCTTCAAGGAAATGCGTCCTTGACAATCGAGGACGCCTATGAGAGCGACAGTGGTCTCTACTGCTGTCGAGTGGAAATGAAGGGATGGGATGGCGTGCAGACACTGACCACCTCACTGCAGGTTCAACCAG TTTGGATTGCGACTGTGACGTCTTCAAACCACCCTTGGAATAATAATACT GAAGTGGTTCCTACAGAAACTCCCCTGAAGATCCCCATTAGAGGCCTCTTCATTGGAATCTCTGTGTCTGCCTCACTGCTGATCCTTGCGAGCATCCCAACCATCATAC ggtgcagacacagagaaaagaagagtCCAGAAGG CAACTCTGAGTGCAGCTCAGTTTTCTTCCATGCTTATCAGAATGGCGCCTTTCAAAGTATAGTGCAACTTCAAGCCGAAGATATAATCTACGTTATTGAAGACAATTTTCATCCAAGGATTAAATCCCAGTTGCCCTTTGAGATGACAACATTCCAAAGCTGCAGGAAGTAA